A window from Xiphophorus maculatus strain JP 163 A chromosome 17, X_maculatus-5.0-male, whole genome shotgun sequence encodes these proteins:
- the LOC102230675 gene encoding epidermal growth factor receptor kinase substrate 8 isoform X2, whose amino-acid sequence MNGFDPPALNIFSSNINGLGAPSPDPPRNKAKSGAKALYEQRKNFSRSSINSLTDTSQYQVEHLTTFVLDRKDGMITVDDGVRRLRLLDAKGKVWTQEMLLQVEDKAVSLIDLDSQNELENFPIGSVQHCQAVMNACSYDSILALVCKDSGQSKADLHLFQCDDIKANLIHLDVESAMIDAKGGKVKKRPETLKMILKSDGMIPPPPTTPAPEAPASANQDNRGRVAAWSAWANEQQHCEQQRPSQDDGAADMAALRVDRDVQILNHILDDVEFFVTKLQKAAEAFGELNRRKKGKKGKKKGPGEGVLSLRSKPPSEEEFVDCLQKFKHAFNQLAKLKDHIQNPSAVDLVHFLFTPLRMVVQASGGTELARSVLVPLLSRDAIEFLHATGTDEERHLWVTLGDGWTKCRLEWPKDHYFPQVALRFRDGWEPPMVPAVAPSREQELLQLAESLVNADARGLEQGALQRFPLADGYALHNSAHKRFQVLDQNTAVAAFKHAVSRRVDRSLDPQIRLDQNLFAKSKYDFVARNNTELSVLKDELLEVLDDRKQWWKVRNGAGAAGYVPNNILELTRTSDLTGRGDPVYSHTIQLMMPKKEFELFKQLLGELNEVNHHFLIVRDDPRNLTTHLSEHPSSEQNPVFDCNLIRMFHLLVFIPGLDQAKAEQP is encoded by the exons ATGAACGGATTCGATCCTCCAGCTCTGAACATCTTCAGCTCCAACATCAA CGGACTCGGCGCTCCGTCTCCGGATCCCCCCAGGAATAAAGCCAAGAGTGGTGCCAAAGCTCTGTATG AACAAAGGAAGAACTTCTCCAGAAGCAGCATCAACAGCCTGACGGACACGTCGCAGTACCAGGTGGAG CACCTCACCACGTTCGTTTTGGACCGGAAAGATGGGATGATCACGGTGGACGACGGCGTGCGGCGGCTGCGCCTGCTGGACGCCAAGGGGAAGGTGTGGACGCAGGAAATGCTGCTTCAGGTGGAGGACAAGGCGGTCAGCCTCATCGACCTGGACTCACAG AATGAGTTGGAGAACTTCCCCATCGGCTCCGTCCAACACTGCCAGGCGGTGATGAACGCCTGCAGCTACGACTCCATCCTGGCGCTGGTGTGCAAAGACTCGGGTCAGAGCAAGGCGGACCTGCACCTGTTCCAGTGCGACGACATCAAG GCGAATCTGATTCACCTGGACGTAGAAAGTGCCATGATCGATGCCAAAGGGGGCAAAGTGAAGAAACGACCCGAGACGCTGAA GATGATCCTGAAGAGCGACGGCATGATCCCGCCTCCACCAACCACCCCCGCCCCCGAGGCGCCAGCCTCAGCCAATCAGGACAACAGGGGGCGGGTCGCCGCCTGGTCGGCATGGGCCAATGAACAGCAGCACT GCGAGCAGCAGCGGCCGTCGCAGGACGACGGCGCGGCGGACATGGCGGCGCTGCGGGTGGACCGGGATGTG caaattcTGAACCACATCCTGGACGACGTGGAGTTCTTTGTGACGAAACTGCAGAAGGCGGCCGAGGCTTTCGGCGAGCTGAACAGGAGGAAGAAGGGCAAGAAGGGCAAGAAGAAAGGGCCGGGAG AGGGCGTCCTGTCCCTGAGGTCCAAGCCTCCCAGTGAAGAAGAGTTTGTGGACTGCTTGCAGAAGTTCAAACATGCCTTCAACCAGCTG GCAAAGCTGAAGGACCACATTCAGAACCCTAGTGCCGTGGATCtggtccacttcctgtttaccCCGCTCAGGATG GTGGTCCAGGCGTCCGGTGGTACCGAGCTGGCCCGGAGCGTCCTGGTTCCGCTGCTCAGCAGAGACGCCATCGAGTTCCTCCACGCCACAGGGACGGATGAGGAGCGCCACCTGTGGGTGACTCTGGGCGATGGCTGGACCAAGTGCAG ACTGGAGTGGCCGAAGGATCACTACTTCCCTCAGGTGGCGCTGCGGTTCCGGGACGGCTGGGAGCCCCCCATGGTTCCGGCTGTGGCTCCGAGTCGGGAGCAGGAACTCCTGCAGCTGGCCGAGAGCCTGGTGAACGCCGACGCCCGCGGTCTGGAG cagggggcgctgcagcgGTTTCCTCTGGCTGACGGGTACGCTCTCCATAACTCCGCCCACAAACGCTTCCAGGTCCTGGACCAGAACACGGCCGTGGCTGCTTTCAAACACGCCGTCAGCCGCCGTGTGGACCG GAGTTTGGACCCGCAGATCCGACTGGATCAGAACCTTTTTGCCAAATCAAAGTACGACTTTGTGGCGAGGAACAACACGGAGCTGTCGGTTCTGAAAGACGAACTCCTTGAG GTTTTGGATGACCGGAAGCAGTGGTGGAAGGTCCGGAACGGCGCCGGCGCCGCCGGCTACGTGCCAAACAACATCCTGGAGCTGACCAGAACCTCGGACCTGACCGGCCGTGGAGACCCGGTCTACAGCCACACCATCCAG CTCATGATGCCTAAGAAGGAGTTTGAGTTGTTTAAG CAGTTACTGGGAGAGTTAAACGAGGTAAACCATCATTTCCTTATTGTTCGGGACGATCCCAGGAATCTCACAACCCATTTATCAGAACATCCATCCTCAGaacaaaatcctgtttttgattGTAACTTGATCAGGATGTTTCATCTGCTGGTTTTTATTCCTGGCCTGGATCAGGCTAAAGCTGAGCAGCCATAA
- the LOC102230675 gene encoding epidermal growth factor receptor kinase substrate 8 isoform X3, with translation MNGFDPPALNIFSSNINGLGAPSPDPPRNKAKSGAKALYEQRKNFSRSSINSLTDTSQYQVEHLTTFVLDRKDGMITVDDGVRRLRLLDAKGKVWTQEMLLQVEDKAVSLIDLDSQNELENFPIGSVQHCQAVMNACSYDSILALVCKDSGQSKADLHLFQCDDIKANLIHLDVESAMIDAKGGKVKKRPETLKMILKSDGMIPPPPTTPAPEAPASANQDNRGRVAAWSAWANEQQHCEQQRPSQDDGAADMAALRVDRDVQILNHILDDVEFFVTKLQKAAEAFGELNRRKKGKKGKKKGPGEGVLSLRSKPPSEEEFVDCLQKFKHAFNQLAKLKDHIQNPSAVDLVHFLFTPLRMVVQASGGTELARSVLVPLLSRDAIEFLHATGTDEERHLWVTLGDGWTKCRLEWPKDHYFPQVALRFRDGWEPPMVPAVAPSREQELLQLAESLVNADARGLEQGALQRFPLADGSLDPQIRLDQNLFAKSKYDFVARNNTELSVLKDELLEVLDDRKQWWKVRNGAGAAGYVPNNILELTRTSDLTGRGDPVYSHTIQLMMPKKEFELFKQQLLGELNEVNHHFLIVRDDPRNLTTHLSEHPSSEQNPVFDCNLIRMFHLLVFIPGLDQAKAEQP, from the exons ATGAACGGATTCGATCCTCCAGCTCTGAACATCTTCAGCTCCAACATCAA CGGACTCGGCGCTCCGTCTCCGGATCCCCCCAGGAATAAAGCCAAGAGTGGTGCCAAAGCTCTGTATG AACAAAGGAAGAACTTCTCCAGAAGCAGCATCAACAGCCTGACGGACACGTCGCAGTACCAGGTGGAG CACCTCACCACGTTCGTTTTGGACCGGAAAGATGGGATGATCACGGTGGACGACGGCGTGCGGCGGCTGCGCCTGCTGGACGCCAAGGGGAAGGTGTGGACGCAGGAAATGCTGCTTCAGGTGGAGGACAAGGCGGTCAGCCTCATCGACCTGGACTCACAG AATGAGTTGGAGAACTTCCCCATCGGCTCCGTCCAACACTGCCAGGCGGTGATGAACGCCTGCAGCTACGACTCCATCCTGGCGCTGGTGTGCAAAGACTCGGGTCAGAGCAAGGCGGACCTGCACCTGTTCCAGTGCGACGACATCAAG GCGAATCTGATTCACCTGGACGTAGAAAGTGCCATGATCGATGCCAAAGGGGGCAAAGTGAAGAAACGACCCGAGACGCTGAA GATGATCCTGAAGAGCGACGGCATGATCCCGCCTCCACCAACCACCCCCGCCCCCGAGGCGCCAGCCTCAGCCAATCAGGACAACAGGGGGCGGGTCGCCGCCTGGTCGGCATGGGCCAATGAACAGCAGCACT GCGAGCAGCAGCGGCCGTCGCAGGACGACGGCGCGGCGGACATGGCGGCGCTGCGGGTGGACCGGGATGTG caaattcTGAACCACATCCTGGACGACGTGGAGTTCTTTGTGACGAAACTGCAGAAGGCGGCCGAGGCTTTCGGCGAGCTGAACAGGAGGAAGAAGGGCAAGAAGGGCAAGAAGAAAGGGCCGGGAG AGGGCGTCCTGTCCCTGAGGTCCAAGCCTCCCAGTGAAGAAGAGTTTGTGGACTGCTTGCAGAAGTTCAAACATGCCTTCAACCAGCTG GCAAAGCTGAAGGACCACATTCAGAACCCTAGTGCCGTGGATCtggtccacttcctgtttaccCCGCTCAGGATG GTGGTCCAGGCGTCCGGTGGTACCGAGCTGGCCCGGAGCGTCCTGGTTCCGCTGCTCAGCAGAGACGCCATCGAGTTCCTCCACGCCACAGGGACGGATGAGGAGCGCCACCTGTGGGTGACTCTGGGCGATGGCTGGACCAAGTGCAG ACTGGAGTGGCCGAAGGATCACTACTTCCCTCAGGTGGCGCTGCGGTTCCGGGACGGCTGGGAGCCCCCCATGGTTCCGGCTGTGGCTCCGAGTCGGGAGCAGGAACTCCTGCAGCTGGCCGAGAGCCTGGTGAACGCCGACGCCCGCGGTCTGGAG cagggggcgctgcagcgGTTTCCTCTGGCTGACGG GAGTTTGGACCCGCAGATCCGACTGGATCAGAACCTTTTTGCCAAATCAAAGTACGACTTTGTGGCGAGGAACAACACGGAGCTGTCGGTTCTGAAAGACGAACTCCTTGAG GTTTTGGATGACCGGAAGCAGTGGTGGAAGGTCCGGAACGGCGCCGGCGCCGCCGGCTACGTGCCAAACAACATCCTGGAGCTGACCAGAACCTCGGACCTGACCGGCCGTGGAGACCCGGTCTACAGCCACACCATCCAG CTCATGATGCCTAAGAAGGAGTTTGAGTTGTTTAAG CAGCAGTTACTGGGAGAGTTAAACGAGGTAAACCATCATTTCCTTATTGTTCGGGACGATCCCAGGAATCTCACAACCCATTTATCAGAACATCCATCCTCAGaacaaaatcctgtttttgattGTAACTTGATCAGGATGTTTCATCTGCTGGTTTTTATTCCTGGCCTGGATCAGGCTAAAGCTGAGCAGCCATAA
- the LOC102230675 gene encoding epidermal growth factor receptor kinase substrate 8 isoform X1, whose amino-acid sequence MNGFDPPALNIFSSNINGLGAPSPDPPRNKAKSGAKALYEQRKNFSRSSINSLTDTSQYQVEHLTTFVLDRKDGMITVDDGVRRLRLLDAKGKVWTQEMLLQVEDKAVSLIDLDSQNELENFPIGSVQHCQAVMNACSYDSILALVCKDSGQSKADLHLFQCDDIKANLIHLDVESAMIDAKGGKVKKRPETLKMILKSDGMIPPPPTTPAPEAPASANQDNRGRVAAWSAWANEQQHCEQQRPSQDDGAADMAALRVDRDVQILNHILDDVEFFVTKLQKAAEAFGELNRRKKGKKGKKKGPGEGVLSLRSKPPSEEEFVDCLQKFKHAFNQLAKLKDHIQNPSAVDLVHFLFTPLRMVVQASGGTELARSVLVPLLSRDAIEFLHATGTDEERHLWVTLGDGWTKCRLEWPKDHYFPQVALRFRDGWEPPMVPAVAPSREQELLQLAESLVNADARGLEQGALQRFPLADGYALHNSAHKRFQVLDQNTAVAAFKHAVSRRVDRSLDPQIRLDQNLFAKSKYDFVARNNTELSVLKDELLEVLDDRKQWWKVRNGAGAAGYVPNNILELTRTSDLTGRGDPVYSHTIQLMMPKKEFELFKQQLLGELNEVNHHFLIVRDDPRNLTTHLSEHPSSEQNPVFDCNLIRMFHLLVFIPGLDQAKAEQP is encoded by the exons ATGAACGGATTCGATCCTCCAGCTCTGAACATCTTCAGCTCCAACATCAA CGGACTCGGCGCTCCGTCTCCGGATCCCCCCAGGAATAAAGCCAAGAGTGGTGCCAAAGCTCTGTATG AACAAAGGAAGAACTTCTCCAGAAGCAGCATCAACAGCCTGACGGACACGTCGCAGTACCAGGTGGAG CACCTCACCACGTTCGTTTTGGACCGGAAAGATGGGATGATCACGGTGGACGACGGCGTGCGGCGGCTGCGCCTGCTGGACGCCAAGGGGAAGGTGTGGACGCAGGAAATGCTGCTTCAGGTGGAGGACAAGGCGGTCAGCCTCATCGACCTGGACTCACAG AATGAGTTGGAGAACTTCCCCATCGGCTCCGTCCAACACTGCCAGGCGGTGATGAACGCCTGCAGCTACGACTCCATCCTGGCGCTGGTGTGCAAAGACTCGGGTCAGAGCAAGGCGGACCTGCACCTGTTCCAGTGCGACGACATCAAG GCGAATCTGATTCACCTGGACGTAGAAAGTGCCATGATCGATGCCAAAGGGGGCAAAGTGAAGAAACGACCCGAGACGCTGAA GATGATCCTGAAGAGCGACGGCATGATCCCGCCTCCACCAACCACCCCCGCCCCCGAGGCGCCAGCCTCAGCCAATCAGGACAACAGGGGGCGGGTCGCCGCCTGGTCGGCATGGGCCAATGAACAGCAGCACT GCGAGCAGCAGCGGCCGTCGCAGGACGACGGCGCGGCGGACATGGCGGCGCTGCGGGTGGACCGGGATGTG caaattcTGAACCACATCCTGGACGACGTGGAGTTCTTTGTGACGAAACTGCAGAAGGCGGCCGAGGCTTTCGGCGAGCTGAACAGGAGGAAGAAGGGCAAGAAGGGCAAGAAGAAAGGGCCGGGAG AGGGCGTCCTGTCCCTGAGGTCCAAGCCTCCCAGTGAAGAAGAGTTTGTGGACTGCTTGCAGAAGTTCAAACATGCCTTCAACCAGCTG GCAAAGCTGAAGGACCACATTCAGAACCCTAGTGCCGTGGATCtggtccacttcctgtttaccCCGCTCAGGATG GTGGTCCAGGCGTCCGGTGGTACCGAGCTGGCCCGGAGCGTCCTGGTTCCGCTGCTCAGCAGAGACGCCATCGAGTTCCTCCACGCCACAGGGACGGATGAGGAGCGCCACCTGTGGGTGACTCTGGGCGATGGCTGGACCAAGTGCAG ACTGGAGTGGCCGAAGGATCACTACTTCCCTCAGGTGGCGCTGCGGTTCCGGGACGGCTGGGAGCCCCCCATGGTTCCGGCTGTGGCTCCGAGTCGGGAGCAGGAACTCCTGCAGCTGGCCGAGAGCCTGGTGAACGCCGACGCCCGCGGTCTGGAG cagggggcgctgcagcgGTTTCCTCTGGCTGACGGGTACGCTCTCCATAACTCCGCCCACAAACGCTTCCAGGTCCTGGACCAGAACACGGCCGTGGCTGCTTTCAAACACGCCGTCAGCCGCCGTGTGGACCG GAGTTTGGACCCGCAGATCCGACTGGATCAGAACCTTTTTGCCAAATCAAAGTACGACTTTGTGGCGAGGAACAACACGGAGCTGTCGGTTCTGAAAGACGAACTCCTTGAG GTTTTGGATGACCGGAAGCAGTGGTGGAAGGTCCGGAACGGCGCCGGCGCCGCCGGCTACGTGCCAAACAACATCCTGGAGCTGACCAGAACCTCGGACCTGACCGGCCGTGGAGACCCGGTCTACAGCCACACCATCCAG CTCATGATGCCTAAGAAGGAGTTTGAGTTGTTTAAG CAGCAGTTACTGGGAGAGTTAAACGAGGTAAACCATCATTTCCTTATTGTTCGGGACGATCCCAGGAATCTCACAACCCATTTATCAGAACATCCATCCTCAGaacaaaatcctgtttttgattGTAACTTGATCAGGATGTTTCATCTGCTGGTTTTTATTCCTGGCCTGGATCAGGCTAAAGCTGAGCAGCCATAA